From Labrus bergylta chromosome 22, fLabBer1.1, whole genome shotgun sequence, one genomic window encodes:
- the cited1 gene encoding cbp/p300-interacting transactivator 1 produces MTSLLLPGTAHAAMKDLSSSSSPLSSLLHYPSSKTSAVTFSSPSSGSASSSPGSSLSSAKPQPFCLQTGPHLIASMQLQKLNSHYQNLAGASAGHQATSGAQRGFGASPLSTGNQLLGPSGGGMGVGISMGNQTSGPGAIIDFDPVDEEVLMSLVVELGLDRANELPELWLGQNEFDFMSDVPAGC; encoded by the coding sequence ATGACCTCACTGCTGCTCCCTGGCACTGCCCACGCTGCGATGAAggacctctcctcctcctcctctcctctcagctccCTGCTCCACTACCCGTCCTCCAAAACCTCAGCCGTGACATTCTCTTCTCCGTCTTCcggctccgcctcctcctcgcCAGGATCATCGCTCTCTTCGGCCAAACCTCAGCCCTTCTGCCTCCAGACGGGTCCACATCTCATCGCCAGCATGCAGCTACAAAAACTCAACTCGCACTACCAGAACCTCGCCGGGGCTTCTGCGGGACACCAAGCAACCAGCGGTGCTCAAAGAGGGTTCGGGGCCTCGCCACTGAGCACGGGGAACCAGCTCCTGGGGCCGTCTGGAGGTGGAATGGGTGTCGGCATCAGCATGGGGAACCAAACCTCTGGTCCGGGTGCAATTATCGACTTTGACCCGGTGGACGAAGAGGTTCTCATGTCGCTGGTGGTAGAGCTCGGATTGGACCGAGCCAACGAGCTGCCCGAGCTATGGCTGGGCCAGAACGAGTTTGACTTCATGTCGGACGTACCGGCCGGATGCTGA